Genomic DNA from Salinibacter pepae:
AACGAGATGAAGTCCGAGGACCTGCGATCTCGACGTCTCCCCGTGAGAGGAGGGCCTGCCCTGGTGCTGTTCGGACCAGATCCAAGGATGCACGTGGGCGAGGCCCCCGCCCGGGCTCAGCCGAGCGGCATCGGGCAGAGCACCGACCTTGGGGCGCGCGGCGGCATTTCTTCATTCTCAGAACCGGATTGTCGCCAACGAGAGGCTTACCGCGTAGCGTGCGCCGCTGCCGAGCGTCGAGGTGGAAGGGGTGATGCTCGCCCCCAGGTCGAACCGGTAGAATCCGAGGTCCAGCCCGAAGCCTCCGGAGAGGGCGACGGCCTGTGTGCCGGAGACCCGAGCGCCGGCGCGGATGGGGACGGGCCCGAGGTGGAGCGTCCCCCCCATATGGAGGGCCGCCGGACTGGGCACCGCCCCGGCGTCCTCGTTAAGCCCGATCGATGCGCCCCCGTTCAGGGTGACGAGGCCCTGGTCCCAGGTGCTGTTCACGTGTAGCGTGGTGGGAAGGCCGGTAGCGAACGACGAGCGGTCGCGATTCACGTCCTCGTAGGCGGCATGAGCAAGACTGTCGACCTGGTCTTCGATGTACTCCCCCGTTGCGCCGTCGTACTCATCATCGATCCGATCCGAGTCCAGCGTCACGCCCTCAAACCGAAAGACATCCTCCACGGGCGTCACCGTCTGGGCCTCCTGGCTCCAGCTGATCCGGCCCAGGTCCGTGATGCTCGCCGAGACGAGCAGCCCCGGCCGCACCGTGTAGGTGGCCCCGAGGTCGAGGCCGCCCCCGATCCCCGCGATCCCGGACGACCCCCCCACGACTTCGTCCACCGGGTCGTCGTTGAAGGCGTTGAACGTGTCGAACAGGCCGGTGCTCAACGGGCCCGCCGCCCGGGCCGTGTAGTCGAATCGGTGCACCAGGGAGTCGCCGCTCACGGTCGCCTGCGAGTTGAGGGCGGCGTCCGCGAAGGCCGTCCCGAAAATCACGCGGGGCGAGACGCCCACCGACAGGGGCACCGACGAAAACCGGTAGCTGAAGGCCCCGGTGACGTCGACGGTCGCGTACGCTCGGCTGCGCCCGTCGACCGGTACGGTGCGTTCCTCCCCCGTCCCTCGGAGCAGCACGTCAAACAGGCCCTTGTTCATCGCGGAGGTCTGAACGGTGCGGCCCCGAATGCCGAAGCCGACCGCCCAGGAGCGGTCGCTCGGGCGATGGGTGATCGACAACGGGACCACCTCCAGGTACGTGCTTGCCGTTTGCTGGTCCCCCCCGAACCAGTCGTCGAGGATGGCCTTCTGCTCGTCGTTCGGGAGGGCCTTTTCGTTGTTGTAGAAGAGGGGGTCGATGTGCTCGAACTGGTAGAAGTCGCCCCCGTGGTAGGCCCCCACCCGAAGCAGCTGAATCTCGAGGGAAGGGTCGGTCGGCCCGACCGTCAGGTTGGCCGGATTGGAGTAGAGCGCGGCCGGGCCCGTATCGAAGACGGACGTGCCCCCGCCGGTGCTCACGGCCGTCACGCTGCGCATGCCGGACTGGCCGTGAACGGATTCGGGCGCCAGGGCCAGAAGGCCCGAGAGGAAAAGAACAAGGGCCGAGCGGAAGACAAAGGCGTGGGGCGTCATCGGTCCAACCTGCTGTGTCGGGAAAGAGAGGTGCCGGGGGGGGCGGTCGCGTCGAGGCCTCTGGGGCTTAG
This window encodes:
- a CDS encoding DUF5723 family protein; amino-acid sequence: MTPHAFVFRSALVLFLSGLLALAPESVHGQSGMRSVTAVSTGGGTSVFDTGPAALYSNPANLTVGPTDPSLEIQLLRVGAYHGGDFYQFEHIDPLFYNNEKALPNDEQKAILDDWFGGDQQTASTYLEVVPLSITHRPSDRSWAVGFGIRGRTVQTSAMNKGLFDVLLRGTGEERTVPVDGRSRAYATVDVTGAFSYRFSSVPLSVGVSPRVIFGTAFADAALNSQATVSGDSLVHRFDYTARAAGPLSTGLFDTFNAFNDDPVDEVVGGSSGIAGIGGGLDLGATYTVRPGLLVSASITDLGRISWSQEAQTVTPVEDVFRFEGVTLDSDRIDDEYDGATGEYIEDQVDSLAHAAYEDVNRDRSSFATGLPTTLHVNSTWDQGLVTLNGGASIGLNEDAGAVPSPAALHMGGTLHLGPVPIRAGARVSGTQAVALSGGFGLDLGFYRFDLGASITPSTSTLGSGARYAVSLSLATIRF